A stretch of DNA from Methanoplanus endosymbiosus:
ACAAAGTCAAATGAGAATACCTGCTGATCATTATTCGCCCCAAAGAAAGAGTTATCTCTCGGTGAAAATGCATATGTGTGGATTTGAGATGCATTTTGAGGGTATCTCCAGATCTCAAGCCCGTCCTTATTCCACGCTATTGGATATTGCGTGCCCCCCACACAGACATCGCCATTCCATGAGACAGCACTTTTTGCACCCCCTACGCTCTTCGACCAGAGCAGATCTCCATCCCCGTTCAGATAACAGCATTTACATCCCGTTATCACACAGACACCACTCCCGTCTTCCGCAACCGAGACAGAATCAATCCTGGATTCAAAGGGAGAACTCCAGATTAATCCGTCTTTACCAAACAAAAACACTTTATCCGAACCGACAGCCAGATATTCACCCAATACCGAAAAAGAATGAGAGATTATATCAGACCCGATATTCTCCTCCCATACAATATCCCCTTCAGGATTTATCAGCATTATAGAACCTGAACGGGTAAGCGCGTACAATGAACCCCCATCATCAGTAAAAGAGAAATCAACAATTCTGGAATTGAGATTTTTTCTCCAGAGTAATTCCCCGACATGATTCAGAAGCATCAGATCACTGCTTACAGAACCAGCAGCAATGTAAGAACCATCATGAGATACATCAACAGATTCAAGTTGAATTCTGTCTGAGTAAGAAAATATCTCAAGAGAATTTGAATCCCCGGCTACCCCCTCAGTTGCCGCAACAGGCAATACTGATACCAAGACAATAAGAGTAACAAGCAAAAGAATGGTACATGATATATACCGTTCAATAACTGGTTTCATACGATTACTATAATTTCATATGATATATATCTGTTTATTTAATCCAATAGCTCAGGAAGAGTCTTTCCAGTCACCCACAATCATATCAGCCCAAACTCCGGTTGAAAAGTGGATTATCAACCAAAATATATTTAATTGAACTTATTTTATGAATACAGACCCATTGCATTGAGAAATATCCCACAACATAATCCCCAATAAATTTTGGGTTTGAACAGACAGAAATATTGACCAAATATATTTTAATTCAGAAAATCAACCCAAATTGTAAGAATTAGGAAAGAAACCCCTAATTCATAACCGGAGTTTGGGATCTACTAACAAAACAGAGTTGTCGCGGCATTCATATCCGCCATGCTTTTGCTACCCAAAATCAAGGATTGGGACTGCCACAAATTGATGAAATAAAGTTCCTGGCATCAGGTCCCCTTCCGGATAATTACCGAGATATTATCATTTGATCCATACATCAGACTCTCAGCACAGATCATCTCACAGATCTCTTCAAAAGTGTATTTCTGATCAATTAACCCACAGAACTCACAGATCTTCTCATCACTTAAAAACCCGGAGACACCATCGCTCATAACCATAATGATGTCATTATTTCTAAGATGGCACGCTGCAATATCAACAAGAAAATCAGTTCTCATGGTATGAGTCACAACAGAAGACATAGGATGATCATCTGCCTTATCCTCAGAAACAATTCCCGCCTCCACCATCTCACGGATCAGTGAATGATCCTCTGTCACATGCCTGACACTGTATTTTCCGTTATCTCCCAACGATAAGAGATAGGCCCTGCTGTCCCCGGTATTTGCATAAATGATACTGTCATCATATCTGAGGGCTGCAACGAGAGTACTGTTCAGATCCGACCTGAGCAAAGCACCTTCCTCTTCAACCGCATCACGTGCTGCAACAAATGCATTTTTGATTATATCTTCCGGATTTTTGATTTTTTCAGACCCCAAAAATGACTTCTTTACAGATCTACAGGCCGCAGATACTGCAACAGAGGATGCCTTCTCACCGTAGTCAGCCCCACCAAGGCCATCAGCAACAACAAGGAAATCAACATATTCCCCGCTTAATACACCAATCGAATCCTCATTTGAGCCACGAATTCCGGGGACCGTTATGCCGGCAAAATTTCCAAAAAAAATCTTCCCTGACTCACCTCCGCCGATAATCCTCTCATCTTTAAGGGCCGTTTCTTTTTTCAAAGAAGAGAATGAAAAAGATGTCATCTTTACCGCACCATTCTAACCTTATTCACAATCATATCAGCTATATCCATCAGCTCACCGGTTACCCCATCTACCCTATCATGAGAAATTAATCGCAGTGATATAATAATACCGCAATTACAGTTTCTCCCCGCAATCAGTGCAAAAAGCCGCTGATGAACTTAGCTCAGCCCCGCACGCAGGACACTCCTTAACGCCCTCAGGATTAACCCCTTCCGGCACAGCTTTGCCCTGCGTGTCATTCTCAGAGCCGCCACTATCCGGCTGAGTGTTCTGCTGCACCGGATTTATAATAACCGGCTGACCACCAAAACCACCGCCTCCGGTAACGACAGTTGACCCCTGCGCCTGCTGTGCACTGCTCCTTGCAGTAGCCGTACTGCCCATAGCACCCAGAGCCTGATTCATAACATCGACCATACGGTCTGAATTCTCGCCAAAAGTCGCCTGCACCATAGCCATATACCTCTGCTGATCCTCAAGACGTGCAGCATGCATCTTCTCCATCTCTTCGGAGCCAAACTTCTGTTTTATAGCTTCGGCAGCTGCAACGGAATCCCTGGCAGAAAGGGCTACAATCTGTTCGGCACTAAGGGAGGCTGCACGTTTCATCTTCTCTAATTCAGTGATCTGCTCAGCAGCATCACGACCGGCCATTGTGATTAAGGCCTCAGCAGAAGCATTTGTTCTGTGACTGAGTTTAACCCCCTCAATCTCAGCCTCCTTATCAAGATCACGATGAAGGATCTGCTGCTCTCCGGTTTCCCTCTGCAACTTTGCCTCAGTCATCTTCATCTTCATATTCAAGAGAGAATCCATCTCCCTCATATCACGTTCATGCTCACGTCCAGCCCACTTATCCTCATGCTCTTTCTGCGAATCATCCATTCTTATGCCATGCTCATTATAAGAAAACTCCTGACCCATTTTATTAGAAAGCTCAGCATTTGACAGATCATGACCATGTGCCTGAATAGCCTTCTCCCTCACAATAGCACGAATAAATTCTGCATCATCCCGCCGGTGTGAGATCTTAATTTTTAACTCCTCCAACTCATTTTTACGGATAAGCCCACCAATCACAAGTTCATGGACGAAAGCTTCAACATCATCATCATTCTGAAGCCTGTGCATTTTGTCATCCGAAAGAATTTCCCTGAGCTTTTGTTCAATATCAACATCAACGGTTTTTCCGGTGATTAACTTTGTACCACTGCCCTTCTTACCGATAATTTCACTCCATTCAGCTTCATCGCAATTAACAAACC
This window harbors:
- a CDS encoding PP2C family protein-serine/threonine phosphatase — protein: MTSFSFSSLKKETALKDERIIGGGESGKIFFGNFAGITVPGIRGSNEDSIGVLSGEYVDFLVVADGLGGADYGEKASSVAVSAACRSVKKSFLGSEKIKNPEDIIKNAFVAARDAVEEEGALLRSDLNSTLVAALRYDDSIIYANTGDSRAYLLSLGDNGKYSVRHVTEDHSLIREMVEAGIVSEDKADDHPMSSVVTHTMRTDFLVDIAACHLRNNDIIMVMSDGVSGFLSDEKICEFCGLIDQKYTFEEICEMICAESLMYGSNDNISVIIRKGT
- a CDS encoding zinc-ribbon domain-containing protein, which encodes MGLFGRNSKKSDSGDVRSDDGGKVCPKCGSGLDDKAKFCPYCGQRVETFFCGKCGAAVPVNSKFCPGCGSNVKKSKAIIDPGNSRDEFSRKREWRRNPEDFARRFEVDELRGILKKTVTVTEGTRAMLFQGGAFVGDLTPGHYSLGNILETKLPVNLDDRATVVLIDDGIISIDFSFDNTQVRTADSVPVGVSGKLTVKNVNSKSFIDNYLKGKNQVLLSDLEDELKHDILAVVQSAFYSYKMDDLHGNLKIKDEIEQKTLMQVSPTLISYGFSIEHLRFVNCDEAEWSEIIGKKGSGTKLITGKTVDVDIEQKLREILSDDKMHRLQNDDDVEAFVHELVIGGLIRKNELEELKIKISHRRDDAEFIRAIVREKAIQAHGHDLSNAELSNKMGQEFSYNEHGIRMDDSQKEHEDKWAGREHERDMREMDSLLNMKMKMTEAKLQRETGEQQILHRDLDKEAEIEGVKLSHRTNASAEALITMAGRDAAEQITELEKMKRAASLSAEQIVALSARDSVAAAEAIKQKFGSEEMEKMHAARLEDQQRYMAMVQATFGENSDRMVDVMNQALGAMGSTATARSSAQQAQGSTVVTGGGGFGGQPVIINPVQQNTQPDSGGSENDTQGKAVPEGVNPEGVKECPACGAELSSSAAFCTDCGEKL